A genomic window from Haladaptatus caseinilyticus includes:
- a CDS encoding pyridoxal phosphate-dependent aminotransferase → MNPADRVERVPPSGIRRFFELAEERDDIISLGVGEPDFSAPWSARTAAIDALERGKTSYTANRGRHDLREAITDHVRRYDLEYDPDTEILVTAGASEAIDVAMRALVNPGDSVAVPQPSYISYVPGVTFAGGEPLPVPTSADDEFVLTRKALETAGAADAKVLVLCYPNNPTGATMTRDELAVVADFVRENDLFVLSDEIYAALTYDGDHTSIATLPGMRERTIVFNGFSKAYAMTGLRLGYALGPEVAINAMNRIHQYSMLSAPVTAQYAALDALRNCADEVAEMRDEYNRRRRFVLSRFDEMGLDCFDASGAFYAFPACDGDDEAFAENLLREQGVAIVPGSVFGEGGEGHLRVSYATGMADLREAMSRIETFITER, encoded by the coding sequence ATGAACCCAGCAGACCGCGTCGAACGGGTTCCACCGTCGGGTATTCGTCGCTTCTTCGAACTCGCGGAGGAGCGAGACGACATCATCTCGCTGGGGGTCGGCGAACCGGACTTCTCTGCACCATGGTCGGCGCGTACCGCCGCAATCGATGCGCTGGAGCGCGGAAAAACGTCGTATACGGCCAACCGAGGACGACACGATCTCCGCGAGGCGATTACCGATCACGTCCGGCGATACGACTTGGAGTACGACCCGGATACTGAAATCCTCGTAACTGCAGGAGCGAGCGAAGCCATCGATGTGGCTATGCGAGCGTTGGTGAACCCCGGCGACTCAGTCGCGGTTCCACAACCGTCGTACATCTCCTACGTCCCAGGCGTCACCTTCGCAGGTGGTGAACCACTCCCGGTTCCGACGAGTGCAGACGACGAGTTCGTGTTGACGCGGAAAGCACTCGAGACGGCGGGTGCGGCGGATGCGAAAGTGCTCGTGCTGTGCTATCCGAACAATCCCACGGGTGCCACGATGACTCGTGACGAACTCGCGGTAGTCGCCGATTTCGTCCGCGAAAACGACCTCTTCGTCCTCTCGGACGAGATCTACGCGGCACTCACATACGACGGCGACCACACCTCCATCGCCACCTTACCGGGCATGCGCGAACGAACTATCGTCTTTAACGGGTTTTCGAAAGCCTACGCGATGACGGGGCTCCGATTGGGCTATGCCCTCGGCCCGGAAGTAGCAATAAACGCGATGAATCGCATTCACCAATACTCGATGCTTTCGGCTCCCGTAACGGCCCAGTACGCCGCGTTGGACGCGCTCAGAAATTGTGCGGACGAGGTCGCCGAGATGCGGGATGAGTACAATCGTCGCCGGAGATTCGTGCTCTCACGGTTCGACGAGATGGGGCTAGATTGTTTCGACGCCAGCGGCGCGTTCTACGCCTTTCCCGCTTGTGATGGCGACGACGAAGCGTTCGCCGAAAATCTCCTCCGTGAACAGGGAGTCGCCATCGTTCCGGGAAGCGTCTTCGGCGAGGGCGGTGAAGGCCATCTTCGCGTCTCGTATGCGACCGGAATGGCCGACCTCCGGGAGGCCATGAGCAGAATCGAGACGTTCATCACCGAGCGATAG
- the ubaA gene encoding SAMP-activating enzyme E1 — MSGLSLDATQLDRYSRHIIMDEVGPEGQQALLDSGVLVIGAGGLGAPAIEYLAAVGVGTLGIVDDDVVERSNLQRQVVHGDDDVGRPKVESAKDFVADLNPDVTVETHELRVEPENAETLVTDYDFVVDATDNFRTRYLVNDVCTLAGIPFSHGAIYKFEGQVTTFTTDGPCYRCLFPEAPPDGMVADCATTGVLGVLPGTVGCIQATETVKCLTGIGELLEGRMIFYDAMDMTFEEVEYRNNPDCPVCGDEGIDSIGEVEYTDESCAVQAD, encoded by the coding sequence ATGAGCGGCCTTTCGCTCGACGCGACACAGCTCGACCGGTACTCTCGGCACATCATCATGGACGAAGTGGGGCCGGAGGGCCAACAGGCACTCCTCGATTCCGGCGTTCTCGTCATCGGAGCGGGAGGACTCGGCGCACCGGCAATCGAGTATCTCGCCGCCGTCGGCGTCGGAACGCTCGGCATCGTGGACGACGACGTAGTGGAGCGAAGCAACCTCCAACGGCAAGTCGTTCACGGTGACGACGACGTTGGACGCCCGAAAGTCGAGAGTGCGAAGGATTTCGTCGCCGACCTGAACCCCGACGTAACCGTCGAAACCCACGAACTGCGGGTCGAGCCCGAGAACGCCGAAACGCTCGTCACGGACTACGATTTCGTCGTCGATGCGACCGACAACTTCCGGACGCGCTACCTCGTCAACGACGTGTGTACGCTGGCCGGGATTCCGTTCTCCCACGGCGCGATTTACAAGTTCGAGGGACAGGTGACGACGTTCACGACCGACGGACCGTGTTATCGGTGTCTGTTTCCCGAAGCACCGCCGGACGGCATGGTCGCTGACTGTGCGACGACGGGTGTTCTCGGCGTGCTACCCGGAACCGTGGGTTGCATTCAGGCCACCGAAACGGTCAAATGCCTCACCGGAATCGGCGAACTACTGGAAGGCAGAATGATATTTTACGACGCCATGGACATGACCTTCGAGGAGGTCGAGTACCGCAACAATCCCGACTGCCCGGTCTGCGGTGACGAGGGCATCGACTCGATAGGCGAAGTGGAGTATACCGACGAGTCGTGTGCGGTGCAGGCTGATTAA
- a CDS encoding DUF1328 domain-containing protein yields the protein MAILELAIAFFVLAIIAAVLGAGGVAGLSMDIAKWLVIVFLVLAIISYVL from the coding sequence ATGGCTATCCTCGAACTCGCGATCGCGTTCTTCGTCCTCGCGATCATTGCCGCGGTGCTCGGCGCGGGCGGCGTTGCGGGGCTATCGATGGATATCGCCAAGTGGTTGGTTATCGTCTTCCTCGTCTTAGCTATCATATCGTACGTCCTCTGA
- a CDS encoding 50S ribosomal protein L15e, with product MAKSFYTHIRDAWKDPDDGKLAELQWQRKQDWRKQGAIERIERPTRLDRARSLGYKAKQGIVVVRASVRKGGARKQRHKAGRRSKRQGVNRLGRRKNIQRIAEERVSKKYPNLHVLNSYWVGEDGSQKWHEVILVDPEHPAIQNDDDLSWICDDSHRGRAQRGLTSAGQSNRGLQQRGKGTEHTRPSNSKGKGRGK from the coding sequence ATGGCAAAAAGCTTCTATACCCACATTCGAGACGCGTGGAAGGACCCGGACGACGGCAAACTCGCCGAACTCCAATGGCAACGAAAGCAGGACTGGCGCAAACAGGGCGCGATCGAGCGAATCGAGCGCCCGACCCGACTCGACCGTGCCCGCTCCCTCGGCTACAAAGCCAAGCAGGGCATCGTCGTCGTACGCGCGAGCGTCCGCAAGGGTGGTGCACGCAAACAGCGCCACAAAGCAGGCCGCCGTAGCAAGCGCCAGGGTGTCAACCGCCTCGGCCGGCGCAAGAACATCCAGCGCATCGCCGAGGAGCGCGTGAGCAAGAAGTACCCGAACCTTCACGTGCTCAACTCCTACTGGGTCGGTGAAGACGGGAGTCAGAAGTGGCACGAAGTGATTCTCGTGGACCCCGAACACCCCGCCATCCAGAACGATGACGACCTCAGTTGGATCTGTGACGACTCGCACCGTGGCCGCGCACAGCGCGGTCTCACGAGCGCGGGCCAGAGCAACCGTGGCCTGCAACAGCGCGGGAAGGGAACGGAACACACCCGACCGAGCAACTCGAAAGGCAAAGGCCGCGGTAAGTAA
- a CDS encoding NADP-dependent oxidoreductase, which produces MATNRKYLLSQRPDGTPDRETFELVEVDVPEPGPGEALVRTLYLSVDPYMRGRMRDAESYAEPWDVGDPLQGGVVGEVVESNGSGFEEGQVVAGNLEWADYATAPGTELQRVDPDLAPISTALGVLGMPGRTAYFGTREVAEPKAGDTFVVSGAAGAVGSVSGQIAKKSGARVVGFAGSDEKIDFLETECGFDVGINYKTTDDYGAALDEAAPDGVDVYFDNVGGEITDAVFSKLNVDARVAVCGQIALYNEESVPTGPRKLGTLIKSRARVQGLLVADFAPRFEQATRQLGEWVSSGELTYRETVTEGLENAPDAFLGLFEGENIGKQLVKVGEREA; this is translated from the coding sequence ATGGCGACTAACCGAAAATACCTCCTTTCACAGCGCCCCGATGGGACACCGGATCGCGAGACGTTCGAACTGGTCGAAGTGGACGTTCCGGAACCGGGACCGGGTGAAGCTCTCGTCCGAACGCTGTACCTCTCCGTTGACCCCTATATGCGTGGGCGGATGCGCGACGCGGAATCGTACGCCGAACCGTGGGACGTCGGCGATCCACTTCAAGGTGGCGTGGTCGGCGAAGTCGTGGAGTCGAACGGTTCGGGGTTCGAGGAGGGGCAGGTCGTGGCTGGCAATCTCGAATGGGCCGATTATGCGACCGCTCCAGGTACCGAACTCCAGCGGGTCGACCCCGACCTTGCGCCGATCTCGACCGCGCTCGGCGTCCTCGGGATGCCCGGTCGAACCGCGTACTTCGGGACCCGAGAAGTAGCGGAACCGAAAGCGGGTGATACCTTCGTCGTTTCCGGTGCGGCAGGCGCGGTCGGTTCCGTTTCGGGCCAGATTGCGAAGAAATCGGGCGCTCGCGTCGTCGGGTTCGCCGGTTCCGACGAAAAAATCGACTTTCTCGAAACGGAATGTGGATTCGACGTCGGAATCAACTACAAGACCACGGACGACTACGGTGCGGCACTCGACGAGGCCGCACCCGATGGCGTGGACGTCTACTTCGACAACGTCGGCGGTGAGATTACTGACGCCGTCTTCTCGAAACTGAACGTCGATGCGCGTGTCGCCGTCTGCGGCCAAATCGCGCTCTACAACGAGGAGTCAGTACCGACGGGCCCGCGAAAACTCGGTACACTCATCAAGAGTCGTGCACGGGTGCAGGGCCTCCTCGTGGCTGACTTTGCCCCCCGTTTCGAGCAGGCGACCCGGCAGTTGGGCGAATGGGTCTCGTCGGGCGAACTCACCTACCGCGAGACGGTGACGGAGGGGTTGGAAAACGCACCTGATGCCTTCTTGGGGCTGTTCGAAGGGGAAAACATCGGAAAGCAGTTGGTAAAAGTCGGCGAACGAGAGGCGTAG
- a CDS encoding Lrp/AsnC family transcriptional regulator: MESKRELLTLLLSNAREDTADLARQIGLSESDVESMVADLESEGIVRGYQAVVDWNRFTDEHVEAEVELNVELDRETGYEEIARRIAKFPEVASLRLVSGDYDFALDVEGESMHDVSNFVAEQIAPIPEVTQTVTHFVMETYKERGIEFDDHDEDDRLSVSP, translated from the coding sequence ATGGAGTCGAAACGAGAACTACTGACTCTCCTGCTGTCGAACGCCCGTGAGGACACTGCCGACCTCGCCCGACAGATCGGACTTTCGGAATCCGACGTTGAATCGATGGTGGCTGACCTTGAATCGGAGGGCATCGTCAGAGGCTACCAAGCGGTCGTCGATTGGAACCGCTTCACCGACGAACACGTCGAGGCCGAGGTCGAACTGAACGTCGAACTCGACCGTGAAACCGGCTACGAGGAGATCGCCCGTCGAATCGCCAAGTTTCCGGAGGTGGCGTCCCTCCGGTTGGTTAGCGGCGACTACGATTTCGCCCTCGACGTCGAGGGCGAGTCGATGCACGACGTGTCGAACTTCGTCGCGGAGCAAATCGCTCCGATTCCGGAAGTGACACAGACGGTCACCCATTTCGTGATGGAGACGTACAAGGAGCGCGGCATCGAATTCGACGACCACGACGAGGACGACCGACTCTCCGTCTCACCATGA
- a CDS encoding AzlD domain-containing protein: MAQTGFTPEMLWLIIIGAGVGTYAIRVSFIAFFGRLDDIPDWIERALRFVPAAVLSALVVPQFVYADGAISLSPDNLRLFAGGLAILVAWKTEDILATLAAGMGALWLLSFLFG, encoded by the coding sequence ATGGCGCAGACGGGATTCACCCCCGAAATGCTATGGCTCATCATCATCGGTGCGGGAGTCGGGACCTACGCGATTCGGGTGTCGTTCATCGCCTTTTTCGGACGGTTGGACGATATTCCGGACTGGATCGAACGGGCGCTTCGATTCGTTCCCGCGGCGGTGCTTTCCGCGCTGGTCGTCCCGCAGTTCGTCTATGCCGACGGCGCGATTTCACTCTCACCCGATAATCTCCGCCTGTTCGCGGGGGGATTAGCGATACTCGTCGCGTGGAAAACCGAGGACATTCTGGCGACACTGGCCGCGGGAATGGGCGCGCTGTGGCTGTTGAGTTTCCTGTTCGGCTGA
- a CDS encoding AzlC family ABC transporter permease, which translates to MSSSRADFLSGVRVSLPIILGIVPFGMVAGVAAVSAGIPAAQALAMSVVIFAGASQLAAADLIGRNVPAAIVVLTVLIINLRMMMYSASIAPYFRKQSARWKAGLAYFLTDQAYAVSLMRFERDDETNRRWYYLGVATPLWVAWQFATVAGILLGTSVPPSWKLEFAVPLVFLAVLVPSVTDRATTVAAVVGGTTAVLAEGLPFNLGLVIAAIVGILAGLLVEEVA; encoded by the coding sequence GTGTCTTCATCACGTGCGGATTTCCTCTCCGGAGTTCGGGTTTCCCTTCCGATTATTCTCGGTATCGTTCCGTTCGGAATGGTCGCGGGGGTTGCCGCCGTCAGCGCCGGGATACCGGCCGCACAAGCGCTCGCTATGTCTGTCGTTATTTTCGCTGGAGCGTCCCAACTCGCCGCGGCAGACCTCATCGGACGAAACGTGCCCGCCGCCATCGTCGTGCTGACTGTCCTCATCATCAATCTCCGGATGATGATGTACAGCGCCTCCATCGCTCCGTACTTCCGCAAGCAGTCGGCACGGTGGAAGGCGGGGCTTGCATATTTCCTCACCGACCAGGCGTATGCCGTCTCCCTGATGCGGTTCGAACGCGACGACGAGACGAACCGGCGATGGTACTACCTCGGCGTCGCAACCCCGCTCTGGGTAGCGTGGCAGTTCGCCACCGTGGCTGGAATCCTTCTGGGCACGAGCGTCCCCCCGAGTTGGAAGCTCGAATTCGCCGTCCCGCTCGTCTTCCTCGCGGTCCTCGTCCCGAGTGTTACCGACCGCGCGACGACGGTGGCCGCGGTCGTCGGCGGGACGACTGCAGTCCTCGCCGAGGGACTCCCGTTCAACCTCGGGCTGGTGATCGCCGCAATCGTCGGCATTCTCGCCGGGTTGTTGGTCGAGGAGGTGGCCTAA
- a CDS encoding serine/threonine-protein kinase RIO2 yields MVRNVAPEMAELEQADFYLLSGVEQGMRFSEWVQKEKIPNFSRLTAEEVDYRIDRCLDRELLQRKTIQYEGYTLTFEGYDALALRTFSQRDTIQGVGSPLGVGKESDVYEVQSFRPLALKYHREGYTNFREVMKERDYTSDREHVSWLYTARKAAEREHEVLETLYPDVSVPRPIDHNRHAIVMEKVDGVELARAKFEDSQVVPVLDLVLGEMNEAYARGYVHADMSEYNVFVSSEGVTVFDWPQAVPTDHQNAVEFLERDVRNVVGYFRRKYPRLVGDVNVSGVARAIADGTFESVRDHVADEP; encoded by the coding sequence ATGGTTCGGAACGTCGCCCCCGAGATGGCCGAGTTGGAGCAAGCGGATTTTTACTTGCTCTCCGGCGTCGAACAGGGCATGCGCTTCAGCGAGTGGGTTCAAAAAGAGAAAATCCCGAACTTCTCGCGGTTGACCGCCGAGGAAGTGGATTACCGAATCGACCGCTGTCTGGACCGTGAACTGCTCCAGCGTAAAACCATACAGTACGAGGGATACACCCTCACGTTCGAAGGATACGATGCCCTGGCGCTCCGAACGTTCTCACAACGGGATACGATTCAAGGAGTCGGCTCGCCGCTCGGCGTTGGCAAGGAAAGCGACGTGTACGAGGTGCAGTCGTTCCGCCCGCTCGCGCTGAAATATCACCGGGAGGGGTATACGAACTTCCGCGAAGTGATGAAAGAGCGCGATTACACATCAGACCGCGAGCACGTTTCGTGGCTCTATACGGCCCGAAAAGCGGCCGAGAGGGAGCATGAGGTGCTCGAGACGCTCTACCCGGACGTAAGCGTTCCTCGGCCAATCGACCACAACCGCCACGCAATCGTGATGGAGAAAGTGGACGGCGTCGAACTCGCTCGTGCGAAGTTCGAAGACTCACAGGTCGTCCCGGTGTTGGACCTTGTACTCGGTGAAATGAACGAGGCCTACGCGCGCGGCTACGTTCATGCCGACATGAGTGAATACAACGTCTTCGTCAGCAGTGAGGGGGTCACGGTGTTCGACTGGCCACAAGCCGTGCCGACCGATCACCAGAACGCGGTCGAGTTCTTGGAGCGCGACGTGCGAAACGTGGTGGGGTATTTCCGACGCAAGTATCCCCGACTCGTCGGCGACGTGAACGTGTCGGGTGTCGCACGAGCGATCGCTGATGGGACGTTCGAATCAGTGCGAGACCACGTAGCGGACGAGCCATAG
- a CDS encoding VOC family protein, with product MTSDSRSGLLHHVELYASDFDTSAAFWEWLLGELGYSVYQNWDGGRSWKRGPTYLVLVQADEKYLDEPYHRSRPGLNHLAFHADSREHVDELTAQLRERSIQILYEDDHPYAGGDGHYAVYFEDPERMKVEIVAPE from the coding sequence GTGACATCCGATTCTCGATCCGGATTACTCCATCACGTCGAACTGTACGCCTCGGACTTCGACACGTCAGCCGCTTTCTGGGAATGGTTACTCGGTGAACTCGGCTACTCCGTCTACCAGAACTGGGACGGTGGTCGGTCGTGGAAGCGTGGACCGACGTATCTCGTTCTCGTGCAGGCGGATGAGAAGTATCTCGACGAACCATATCATCGCAGTCGTCCGGGTCTCAATCACCTGGCGTTTCACGCCGACTCGCGGGAGCACGTGGACGAACTGACTGCGCAGCTTCGCGAACGAAGTATACAGATCCTGTACGAGGATGACCATCCGTATGCAGGTGGAGACGGCCACTACGCCGTCTATTTCGAGGATCCGGAACGGATGAAAGTCGAAATCGTTGCACCGGAGTGA
- a CDS encoding AI-2E family transporter, with protein sequence MNNPLSATTDNRFRIGWWLFVLALGVIAAFIAYSFVGMLVLGIFGYYATRPIYRRLGSLTDSDGVVAGLTLVVVLLPVILLAFYAGIHLVQQAQQLLGSTSGVPIPGNVLDALSNQQRRTLLSTVRNPRRFVTNPGKLLQTGIKVASSLIGGILLVGLSLTLSYFLLKNDDDIEDGLTRLFGGRETTAHAYATAVDEDLESVFFGNFLFVIAMSLIAVVTYSATNLFAPGPLHVPMVFVLGLLTGVASLIPIVVGKLIYLPVVGYLGFQAMNSGGNHLGFVGAVLVVYFLVLDILPQTFVQPYMTGRQLDMIVMMFAYLLGPVLFGWYGFFLLPILFILMLEAIRIVLPQLLHGEPLTPTVSMGGSIGTNPDTVNKNASPDDDNTATSDNDD encoded by the coding sequence ATGAACAATCCTCTCTCGGCTACCACCGATAATCGCTTTCGTATCGGTTGGTGGCTATTCGTTCTCGCCCTCGGCGTTATCGCGGCGTTCATCGCATACTCGTTCGTCGGGATGCTGGTACTCGGTATATTCGGGTACTACGCCACGCGACCGATCTATCGGCGGCTCGGTTCCCTCACCGACTCGGACGGCGTCGTGGCTGGACTGACACTCGTCGTGGTCTTGCTTCCGGTCATCCTACTCGCGTTCTACGCCGGTATTCATCTCGTTCAACAGGCCCAACAGCTTCTCGGGAGCACGAGTGGCGTTCCGATCCCGGGAAACGTTCTCGACGCACTGTCGAACCAACAACGTCGAACACTGCTGTCGACCGTTCGGAACCCACGGCGGTTCGTGACCAATCCCGGCAAACTACTGCAAACGGGAATAAAGGTGGCCTCGAGTCTCATCGGTGGAATTCTCCTCGTGGGGTTGTCCCTAACACTTTCGTACTTCCTCCTCAAGAACGACGACGATATCGAAGATGGATTGACGCGGCTGTTCGGTGGGCGGGAGACGACGGCCCACGCGTACGCTACTGCCGTGGACGAGGACCTCGAATCCGTCTTCTTCGGGAACTTCCTGTTCGTCATCGCCATGTCCCTCATTGCTGTGGTGACGTACTCGGCGACGAACCTTTTCGCACCAGGGCCACTTCACGTCCCGATGGTCTTCGTGCTCGGGTTGCTGACCGGCGTCGCCAGCCTGATTCCAATCGTCGTCGGGAAACTGATCTACCTCCCGGTCGTGGGCTACCTCGGATTTCAGGCGATGAACTCCGGCGGCAACCATCTCGGGTTCGTCGGCGCCGTTCTCGTCGTCTACTTCCTCGTCCTCGATATCCTTCCGCAGACGTTCGTTCAGCCGTACATGACCGGCCGCCAACTCGATATGATCGTAATGATGTTCGCCTACTTGCTCGGCCCGGTGCTGTTCGGCTGGTATGGCTTTTTCCTGCTCCCGATTCTGTTCATCCTGATGCTCGAAGCGATTCGAATCGTTCTCCCACAGCTGCTTCACGGTGAACCACTCACGCCGACCGTTTCGATGGGTGGGTCCATCGGAACGAATCCCGACACCGTCAACAAAAACGCGTCCCCGGACGACGACAATACGGCAACCAGCGACAACGACGACTGA
- a CDS encoding lipoate--protein ligase family protein yields MTLADRDWRLIREESWDGPLNMALDEIAAETAAEGGPRTLRVYRWEPSTLSLGYRQEPETVDWEFCETENITVTRRPTGGGGIYHDNYGDISYSIIAPADELPGNLMDTYELLCNPLFDAFDRMGIDAQFTDEKLPVIHQPACYLRELHPAHDVVARGRKISGNAQYRRKDAVIQHGSLKFALDAERHLSTFAEPDTTPETFHERVTTINEQVSLSREDAVTAVESALRDWADASGGEWTDDELSRGREHARAKFGSEAWTKRRDDPTA; encoded by the coding sequence ATGACGCTGGCGGATAGGGACTGGCGGCTGATTCGAGAGGAGTCGTGGGACGGCCCGCTCAACATGGCACTGGACGAAATCGCGGCCGAAACCGCAGCGGAGGGCGGCCCGCGAACCCTTCGCGTATATCGCTGGGAGCCGAGCACATTGTCGCTCGGTTACCGACAGGAACCGGAAACGGTCGATTGGGAGTTTTGCGAAACCGAAAACATCACCGTCACCCGGCGACCCACCGGTGGTGGCGGCATCTACCACGACAACTACGGGGATATCTCCTATTCCATCATCGCGCCCGCCGATGAACTACCGGGAAACCTGATGGACACGTACGAACTGCTCTGTAACCCTCTCTTCGATGCATTCGATCGGATGGGTATCGACGCGCAGTTCACCGACGAAAAACTCCCCGTCATCCATCAACCCGCGTGTTACCTTCGCGAACTCCATCCCGCACACGACGTAGTAGCGAGGGGGCGAAAAATCAGCGGAAACGCCCAGTACCGCCGGAAAGATGCCGTCATCCAACACGGTTCACTGAAGTTCGCCCTGGACGCCGAGCGCCACCTTTCGACGTTCGCAGAACCGGATACCACGCCGGAGACGTTCCATGAACGCGTGACGACGATAAACGAACAAGTCAGTCTCTCCCGCGAAGATGCCGTCACGGCTGTGGAATCCGCACTTCGGGACTGGGCCGACGCGAGCGGAGGAGAGTGGACTGACGACGAACTGTCTCGGGGACGTGAACACGCCCGTGCCAAATTCGGAAGCGAGGCGTGGACGAAACGGCGCGACGACCCGACTGCGTAA
- a CDS encoding deoxyribonuclease IV, whose amino-acid sequence MRVGAHVSISSSKVSSDESKPKHGNIANAVCRQVTFGGNCGQIFTTSPQVWKEPNISDEEAELFKRETEGKLDGPWVIHSSYLVNLCTPKDDLRAKSIDSMQKEVDAADKLGVEYVNVHLGAHTGAGVEGGLENAASALDELDIPDGVTVLIESDAGSGTKLGGDFEHLAQVLSESEQDLDVCIDTAHAFTAGYDLSTSEGVEETIEEFDDVVGLEHLECIHLNDSKHECGTNKDEHAHIGKGLIGEEGMETLINHPELEDVPLVLETPTENGKGFAWNIDRVKELRNK is encoded by the coding sequence ATGCGAGTCGGAGCACACGTGTCCATCTCCAGTTCGAAAGTCTCCAGTGACGAGTCGAAACCGAAGCACGGTAACATCGCCAACGCCGTCTGTCGGCAGGTTACCTTCGGTGGCAACTGCGGGCAGATATTCACGACTTCCCCGCAGGTGTGGAAGGAACCGAACATCAGCGACGAGGAGGCGGAACTGTTCAAGCGGGAAACCGAAGGGAAACTCGACGGACCGTGGGTTATCCACTCCTCGTATCTCGTCAACCTCTGCACGCCGAAGGACGACCTCCGCGCGAAATCCATCGACAGCATGCAAAAGGAAGTCGATGCCGCGGACAAACTCGGCGTCGAGTATGTGAACGTCCATCTCGGCGCACACACTGGCGCAGGCGTCGAAGGCGGACTTGAGAACGCCGCGAGCGCACTCGATGAACTGGACATCCCGGACGGCGTGACGGTGCTCATCGAAAGCGACGCCGGAAGCGGGACGAAACTCGGCGGCGACTTCGAACACCTTGCGCAGGTACTCTCCGAGTCGGAGCAGGACCTGGACGTCTGTATCGACACGGCCCACGCGTTCACGGCGGGTTACGACCTCTCCACCAGCGAGGGTGTCGAGGAGACCATCGAGGAGTTCGACGATGTCGTCGGACTCGAACACCTCGAATGTATCCACCTCAACGATTCGAAACACGAGTGTGGCACGAACAAGGACGAACACGCCCACATCGGCAAGGGCCTCATCGGCGAGGAAGGGATGGAGACGCTCATCAACCATCCCGAACTCGAAGACGTGCCGCTCGTCCTCGAAACGCCGACCGAGAACGGCAAAGGCTTTGCGTGGAATATCGACCGCGTGAAGGAACTCAGGAACAAATAG
- a CDS encoding CPBP family intramembrane glutamic endopeptidase, giving the protein MQTVTARTKRTGSRSFVKGVVAMFLLGLPGIVAVGVSSIGVLRTLPQLAELSATALFFLAVTQPLILLVLACLVGTALAPRVGLRSRLLARITGRIQPPNLFAEEVPIGIGVGVGISFLTLVLDFGFASFVPRLSTTTVVTASNVSIFDVLAGIPVRFLYGGITEELMLRYGIMSLVAWSLWKLTGGERPSDPLMWTAIVISAIVFGLGHLPAQSITAPLTSAVVVRTVLLNAIAGIGFGWLYWRQSLETAMVGHVSFHLPLVIVSLVLVV; this is encoded by the coding sequence ATGCAAACCGTCACAGCCCGAACGAAACGAACGGGATCGCGTTCGTTTGTGAAAGGAGTCGTAGCGATGTTTCTTCTCGGACTCCCCGGCATCGTGGCTGTCGGTGTTTCGTCGATCGGTGTGCTTCGGACGCTTCCACAACTGGCCGAACTATCGGCGACGGCGTTGTTTTTCCTGGCGGTTACACAACCACTCATTCTGCTCGTACTCGCGTGCCTCGTCGGAACTGCTCTTGCCCCCCGAGTGGGACTTCGCTCCCGTCTGCTGGCCCGAATCACGGGTCGAATTCAGCCGCCGAACCTGTTCGCGGAGGAGGTTCCTATCGGCATCGGTGTCGGCGTTGGGATCTCGTTCCTCACACTCGTGCTGGATTTCGGGTTCGCGTCGTTCGTTCCAAGACTCTCGACGACGACCGTCGTAACAGCGAGTAACGTGTCAATCTTCGACGTTCTCGCCGGGATTCCCGTACGATTCCTTTACGGTGGAATTACCGAGGAGCTGATGCTACGATACGGGATCATGTCACTCGTCGCGTGGAGTCTCTGGAAACTGACCGGCGGCGAGCGTCCGTCGGACCCGCTCATGTGGACTGCAATCGTCATCTCCGCCATCGTTTTCGGATTGGGTCACCTCCCTGCCCAGTCGATAACCGCACCGTTGACATCCGCCGTGGTCGTTCGAACGGTGCTTCTCAACGCAATCGCGGGAATCGGGTTCGGCTGGCTCTACTGGCGACAGAGCCTCGAAACGGCGATGGTTGGTCACGTGTCGTTTCATCTGCCACTCGTCATCGTGTCACTTGTTCTCGTCGTGTAA